A stretch of the Bradyrhizobium arachidis genome encodes the following:
- a CDS encoding four-carbon acid sugar kinase family protein: MTQGRYRLAFYGDDFTGSTDALEAVAFAGLRAALFLRPPTPDVLKHFGDIEVVGLAGVSRGMSPAEMTERLSGDFRYLASLGAPIVHYKVCSTFDSSPEIGSIGRVIEIAKSVFGNDPIPIVGGTPSLQRYCLFGNLFARSGTDGNIYRIDRHPIMSVHPVTPMNESDLAVHIGRQAALKIEKLTLPFLDQDYARAADRFAELTKLGPDAILLDSANASQLTQVGRLIADRATENRSAFVVGPSGVEYALMQWWREAGIIPPPSKTYGNPSPVDQVLAVSGSASSLTALQIEAAVRAGFAEVPLDAADLLDPDKHGAVATQIVQRAISLLKEGRSVILHTARGPNDPRIGKMIEKLVGGGMSRELAKHEGGRNLGRKLGQLVSDILDAVPLKRLLLSGGDTSSQVAQLLDIDALQIAARVSPGVPLCRARATRGRLDGLQIAFKGGQLGEEDFFKHGWLGKI, translated from the coding sequence CGGCGACATCGAGGTCGTCGGCCTCGCCGGGGTAAGCCGCGGCATGTCTCCCGCGGAGATGACCGAGCGCCTGTCGGGAGATTTCCGGTACCTTGCATCGCTCGGCGCACCGATCGTGCACTACAAGGTGTGTTCGACCTTTGACAGCTCACCGGAGATCGGCAGCATCGGCCGGGTGATCGAGATCGCGAAGTCGGTGTTCGGCAACGATCCGATCCCGATCGTTGGCGGAACGCCTTCGCTGCAACGATACTGCCTCTTCGGCAATCTGTTCGCCCGATCCGGGACGGACGGGAATATCTACAGGATCGATCGTCACCCCATCATGAGCGTTCATCCGGTCACGCCGATGAACGAAAGCGATCTGGCCGTCCATATCGGGCGGCAGGCAGCGCTCAAGATCGAAAAGCTCACGTTGCCCTTCCTTGATCAGGATTATGCGAGGGCCGCCGACCGGTTCGCAGAACTGACGAAACTCGGGCCCGACGCGATCTTGCTGGATTCCGCGAATGCGTCGCAACTGACGCAGGTTGGTCGACTGATCGCCGATCGCGCGACGGAGAATCGAAGCGCATTTGTGGTCGGCCCGTCAGGCGTAGAATACGCCTTGATGCAATGGTGGCGCGAGGCCGGGATCATTCCTCCGCCGTCTAAAACCTACGGTAACCCGTCCCCGGTTGACCAGGTGCTCGCTGTGTCGGGCAGCGCTTCCTCGCTGACGGCCTTGCAGATCGAGGCCGCCGTGCGGGCCGGTTTTGCTGAAGTGCCTCTCGATGCAGCAGACTTGCTTGATCCCGACAAGCATGGCGCCGTCGCGACCCAAATCGTCCAACGCGCCATTTCTCTTCTCAAGGAAGGGCGCAGCGTCATATTGCACACGGCCCGCGGTCCGAATGATCCGCGGATCGGAAAGATGATTGAGAAGCTCGTCGGCGGAGGAATGTCTCGCGAACTCGCCAAGCATGAGGGCGGCCGCAATCTCGGCCGGAAGCTCGGACAGCTCGTCAGTGACATCCTCGATGCGGTGCCTTTGAAGAGATTGTTGTTGTCGGGCGGCGACACGTCGAGCCAGGTCGCGCAGCTGCTGGACATCGACGCCCTCCAAATTGCGGCCCGCGTAAGTCCGGGTGTTCCTCTTTGCAGAGCCCGAGCGACACGCGGGCGACTGGATGGACTTCAGATAGCCTTTAAAGGCGGTCAACTCGGCGAAGAAGATTTCTTCAAACACGGGTGGCTGGGCAAAATTTAA